GAGAAACCAAACCAACTGCGATCATAAAATGGTTGTTTTCTCCCTCTAAAATACTGCTTAGAACTCAACCAAACCCTTATTGGCATTTAAGGTACTTTACTCCAGTATTACGTGAACTTCTCTCAGGAGGCAGTTGCTCACCTTAGTTCATCCTTCTAATAAGCCTGTTGATCTGGTCTTCCCTGTTGCCAGCATCTCCACCTTCTACATAATGGGTGGTCTTTTTCTTCATTCCACCTCGTGGAGAAGACAATTTGAAGGGCCATAGGAAGTTGTTTGCTTCTTTGAAACGTTTGCCAACAGTATAGATCTCATGAATCAGATCCTCCATGCAGATGATGCCATATTTACCTGAGCATTTTCAAGATTATTAAAGTTATTAAATTTTTGGAGACTTAAAATCCTTTGACTGATaggataatttttataattaataacaaTAACTTTTCCCCAAAGAGGCAGAACCTACCAAGAGATCGAGCAATCAAAGCGTTATCTGTCAGGGCGATTCGCTTCTTCTTGATTTTGCCATAACCACGCTTGTAGATCAGTTCATTTACTGACTTCAGGTTTGGGTACCTAAACATGAAAAACAAGACATAGATGAGCAAACAAGACCAGCAAGGACTATCAAAACACCTAAAGTTCATTTTGCTAATGTAGCCAATTTACCAAACAGAAGTCAAAAGGATACCTACCCCCATGCAATATATGGTTCCACAATTCTCAGCATGTTAATTGAAGCCTTGTTGAGCTTGACAAACGTGCCATTGAAGATCTGACGGAGGCGAAGAAGCTGCAACACCTTTCGAACCTTTGGGCTCACGCCATTGATACTGCAGTGGAAAAAGACAAATTCGTTTAGCTTTTATCAGCATTTTTACTTATTAAAGAAGGAAACTAATCGTTGTAATTTTGGGCAACAGGAGTCTGACCGAACAGGAATCCTCTCCTGTTACTGAGACCAATTTTCCCTTTAGTTATATTCTATCACCTCTCCCAACTTGCCTCCCCTGTAAGTAAACTGTCTTCTGACACACACCTTTGACATTTAAAACTTTCCCTGACCCTCTTACTACTTCCTAGTATTATATACATCTGTTATAGCACTTCTAAGGCAACATTTTAACTACTTTTGAAGTTAATCCCCAGGACACTGAACTCAAGTGTTCAGAGAATGGAGAGGCTTTGGGCATAGGGCTTACAACCATGAAAGTAACTCCCCTTTGTTCTAGTTATTCCCAAAACATCTTTATTCCAATGTTTCAGAACCAAGGCCCCAACAAGCAATGCAAACTTTTGCTGGGATCGTGTagctttctctttaaaatcagaaTGCAGTAAAAACTGAACTCACCCTCTGATTCTGATGACAAATGCCAATTTGGGTTCTGCAGGTACGTAGAAGTTGCCGGCTTTCCTTGCCATCCTGGCCATTCGAATCTCGGTTCTGTACATCTGCCTGTATTCCTTATGATAGTGCTTAGCTTTTTCGTAGATTAGCTTCCTCCTCGCCTTTCGAAGCTGAAAACCACATCAGTTATTCACCTGCTTTTTAGCTCACAAACACAATTAGCAATACCACTTCTTTAAGAGAAAAACGCTTCCCTTGAAACTTGTTTTTCTCACCACAGTAAGCACTAACCTTCCGAGAGAGATACTACCTTCATTTGAAAAGGTTGTACTAAAACCAAGCCCACAGGTACAGCAGCTGAAGTAAACAAGTCTTGTTCAGAACACCCACCTCATTTCAACTACAGGGCCTCTTCTACGTCCCTTAAAATTACTTACCATCTTTTGGGCAAACTTCTTTCTCAGGCGCTTGATCTTAAGCTCTGCGAAATTCTTCCGCTTTTTCTTAAGGGTTTCTGGTACAGCAGgaaccttctttttcttctctttagcaGGGACCACTTTCCTTAAACGAGTCAAAGATAATCACATTTTACCTACGATCAGTCCCGGGCTCCCACAACAAAAATATCAACAGCGAAGAGTACAGACTAAAAGACTGCTGCAACACACTCATCCCTAGACAATCAGCGAGTCTGAGTCTAAGAAGCTTAAGAGTCTCGAAAACAAAACCTCAACTACCACTCTGGTTCAAGCCTCCAGCTCCACATGCTGTAAGCAAACGCCCGATGGCAAGGACGCCTGGGGCAAATGCCAGCCAATTCAGGGGTTCTGAGCCTCCCTTAAAAGAAGGTGGACTGGACAACCGGCCGGTCCCGCACACACTCAACTCACACCGTGTTGCCGTATCTCCAAAGCCTTTGCCCCAAGGCCGCCTGAATTCCATCTTAACCTGGGACCACCACTAGTGTCACAAAACGTCACAAACACACAGATAAGTTGGCAAAAGTACTGGCTACAGTGGGAGCGGGGGAAAGTGCAACAAAAAGCCTCTGGTTTCAGGGATGGAGAAGGATTCTTCAGAAGACGAAGAGAAACTTACTCTGCACCCTCCATGGTTCCAGCCGGGAAAGAGGAAGTCGGCGCATGCGCGCTGCCCACTTAAAGACGGTTAGCGTGAAGCCCCATGACTTATAGGTGTCCCGGGATAAGCCAGAAAAGAACTCAGAACTGAGAACTAGCCTTGCAGATGCAGAATTAAGAACTGCCTGATTCAGCCTCTTACGATCAAGTTTCGGGTAAAATTTGTATCACAAAAAATGAGTACATTGGTTAGACTCTTTAATCAATATGATGAGAGCAAGAGTGCTGACGCCTTAACTATTCGGGGTCCTAATCCCTTGGCTGCGTTGACAGCGTAGGGCTCGAATTCTAGCCAGTGATATAGGCAAATAACACGCCGCTGGGGCGCGAACTACAAATCCCGGCATGCATCACTTTCCTTGCCAGCCTGTCGGAAGGGCAATTCTTGACCGGGGCTGTAGAGGACCACAGAGGTGGTAATTCCAGCCGGGGAAATTGAGAGCCTTTTGGCCCACGTCCCTACGGTTCTAAGTCGCTCCCGGATTTTGACCGCCTTCTCGGCTCTCTGCCAACCCTGGCCGTAGACCGGCACGCCCGTTGCCGCGCTGCCGAGGTCCTTCTCTTCGTTCCGCCAGCCTGCAGGGCTGTCTTCCGCAGCGCCTGATCGCATGCGGGGCCACCCAGAGATCCCTGGTTAACGAAAGCGACGAGACAGGGACAAACGAGGACCGGACGGCCGGACAAGGATGGCCGGGGCAATGCTGACCGTCCGGCCCGGCAGGCGGCGGCCGGGACACCCCACGGCGGGGGGCGTGAACCGCGAAGGGAGGTGCGAGAAGGCTGGAGGCTGCGGCCACGGCCATGTGAGAGGGGCTGCCCCGCCGCGGTTCGGCGgacggcgggcgggcggggggctgggccgggggcggggtgcgcccgggggcggggagggccgagCGGAGGGAGGGCCGATGCCGCCGCCGGCTCTTCCCGGTCGCGGGTTATATAGCGCGGAGTGTGGAGCCCGCTCAGAGGCGGCCGGGAGCGCTCCGACTTGCAAGCATCGCTGCGGAGCCCGGTGCCTGAGTGACAGCCTCGGGGAGTGCAGGGCACGGGGACACGAGacccaggaggcagctgcaaGCCGTTGGGGAGCGCTCGCCGGCGCCGAGCGAGTCGCCCCTTCCTGGCGTTCCCGCTGCCCCGCACCCCACTCTCCCACCCTTTCGCAACTTGGGTCAAGTTGACAACTCCCGCGGCGGCCGGCCGGCCCGTGCCGTCTCCGCTGCGCGCCCCTCCCCCGGGGTGAAAGGGAGCCGCCGCGCCGGCTCCGGGGACGCTCGGGCGGCAGCGGCTTGACCATGAGAGCCGCGCGCGCCTCCTAAGTCGCGGCTGTCACCGCCGCTGCATTGGGACCAGCCAGACGGGCGGGCGCTCCCGGACGGGCGGGCGGCAGCCGGCAGGAGGCGCCGAGCCGGGCGGCTTCGCGGAGGGCACAGCCCGGGGCCACCGCGCCGAACCCGGGCGGGAGTGGCCCCGCGCAAGCAGAGAGCGGCGACGCGCACTCCAGCCCGGCGGGCACctcgggggcgggggcggggcgcagcCTGCTCATCCCGGCCGCTCTGACAAGCGACCCGGGGCCGGGAGCCCGGCTGCGCGGCGCGGGGTGGGCGCGGACGCGGGCGCTGGGCTCGTGCGGGGCCCCGGACGTCGCGATGAACATCGTGGTGGAGTTCTTCGTGGTCACTTTCAAAGTGCTCTGGGCGTTCGTCCTGGCCGCGGCGCGCTGGCTGGTGCGGCCCAAAGAGAAGAGCGTGGCGGGCCAGGTGTGCCTCATTACGGGCGCCGGCAGCGGCCTGGGCCGCCTCTTCGCGCTCGAGTTCGCCCGGCGCCGGGCGCTGCTGGTGCTCTGGGACATCAACACTCAGAGCAACGAGGAGACGGCGGGCATGGTGCGCCACATCTACCGCGACCTGGAGGCAGCGGACGCCGCGGCGCTGCGAGGTAACCGGACCTGCGCTCGAGCATTGTTGCGTCAagcctcttcccacccccgcGCCCTACCCCCAGAGGGCCTTGAAACCCCACTGTCATGGGCAGACCTGCTCTCGAAGAAGagcatccccccacccccaggcggTCTTCTGCGAGTGGAATTTGCCCCCTGATAAAGGAACATGATCACCTCTGTATTAGAAGGGAGAAAGTACGCCAAAGCCTTGCCTTAGCGGAGCTCCTGTCCTTTTGGGGACGACTGTGGGGTTTTCTAAGCCCTCTGAGGCTAAGCAAGTCCAGGGAACTTGTTACTACAGATCTGAATCCTAAAGAAATGCCTCAGTCTGGTTTGCGATGGAAAACTAGAGTCTTTGGGAAGTTGTTCTCAGACTCGACtgatgcatgtgtgtatgtcACTGCGGTCTCAACCTCCGAGATGAGGGCAGCATTGATGATTTCACTATAACTTTAGTCAGGAGGAAATAATTACATTGTTTCACCAGAGGTAAGTCAGTACTTTAGTTACATACTCGGACTGATTGAAAGGTACCCTGTCTCTTAAGGGAAAACGGTCGAAGGATTTAAGCCTTATTGTAAAATGTATTCCATGCTTGGGGTAACCTTaggaaatctgcatttttgtatatttattaacTAACCTAAATCTgacactttttaaagaaaaggccATAGTGGAGACCATAAGTAACCATAAGTATTGGTCCGGGAGATTTGATAGTGGCTCTTGATTTTTGACAATTTTTCATTTCCAGGGAAAACATTGAACTCTACCAGGAAGATTAGCTTGGGTACCACTCCACCCTCATATTGATCGTTTGTCACCAAAATGTTTGGCACCTGCCTTTTAAATCAGAAAATCAAAGGTCAAAAACGGTAGCAAATACAGATTTTTGTGCTCCCtgacaagaaagaaagaacggTATTCCAGGGAAgagatttggatttttttaattgagttcttATGTGGTAAAACTGCATATTTACCTGTAAACTTGATTTATGTGAGGGTGCTTCTTAGGGGAGTTTAGCTACTCCAGTTGGAATAAACCACTGTGACCCCCACTTTTTCATGAGAAACTTGAGGTTCATTTCTTGGCTTTGGATGAGTTCAggttattaattataattttgatttgtgAGCCTAGAGGTGAGTTTCCATTTTCAGAGTGCCTATACTAAAGAGTAAAGAGCCGGCTTCTGGCCACTGTTTCTCCCAAAAAAGAAGTGTGTAGCGTGTGTGTTTGGGAGGAGGGGGTGTTACTCTCTGGGCTGAGATCAGTTCATTCCAGGTGTCTTTAGCTCCAGGAAGCCAATCCCATGAGGTCTGACTTGTATTGGGCTTGTCACAATTACATGATTTTCCCCTAAGCAAAGTTATCCAGTAAATTACTGTAATTCCCAAAGACTTTTGGGGGAGGAAGGCAGCTGTAAGTTCAGTCATTGGCAAGCCTTAACTGTGTTAGAAATTTGAAGCTCACtgtagtatttttgttttgtgtgatCTTTGTCCTCTTGACAGCCATGTGACTCACATTTTgcactccctcctcttctctgttccatttttttttctccttcatctgGACTTCTGAGGACAGCTGGAAATGGTGAGGAAGAAATTCTGCCCCACTGTAACTTGCAGGTTTTTACCTACACCTgtgatgtggggaaaagggagaatGTCTACCTGACAGCGGAAAAGGTCCGCAAGGAAGTTGGCGAGGTCTCGGTCCTGGTCAATAATGCCGGCGTGGTGTCTGGGCATCACCTTCTGGAATGTCCTGATGAGCTCATTGAGAGAACCATGATGGTCAATTGCCACGCACACTTCTGGGTAAATATAAACATCGTTGTTTTTATTACTGGGCCCTCCTCAGCAAAAAGGCTGGGAAGGAGTGAGACTTCAGTACCAGCCTGAAAGCCACCTGCACTCTTTCACCACAAAGCTTCCTTCTAATTCCCTATTCCCCCCCTGGTGAGTTGCAACATATGCCAGTTACTATTAAATTGTTGTTTTCTGccaccaaccccccccccccagccattCAGTATTTCTAGAGAAGGTAGAGCACTGAACATTTTGAACTAGTTTGAAAGATTGCCATAAAAATAACAAGAGGGAGCATAAAACCCCggatttgtttattttactttctgttgAGTTTGTAAAACATTGGTTGTTCTTATGAATTCCTATAGTCAGAGTTTAGGCTTCCAAATTACTGCTCAGCCACATTTCAGAAAGTGCCAAAGATTCTGAGATCAGCATTTGTGGTCCAGTGGGAGTGGTCAGGCCACCCTGGCAGTCGCTTAACATCCATTGATCATCCCTAGGGTCTGTGGCATTGTCTTGTTGGAGTGAATCTCAGAACTTTCTCAGCTTAGAAGATGCCGTCTCTTCCGAGAACAGAAGTCACCCTGATAGGACCACAGAGTCCCTGTATAGGGAGCAGGGGGATTGTAAGACCTGGGGAACCAGGGACTTGCACCATATCAGCGTCTCACCATCAGAGTTATTACATCATCTAAGTAGATGAGAGGGGAGGGCCCTCTGCTCTGTGGGCAGAACTGACCCCCGTTTTCCAGCAGAACTGATCTTCAGGAATGGTAGGTGCGACTATTTTCCCCTATAACTGTACACTCTTGACCCACTTTATGCTTTTCTTCCCCCTGTAGTAGTTCCCCGTTACTTTTGTAGGCAGGTGGGATCCAGGAAAGAAAGGGTAAGGAGATaacttttctgttgttgtttccCTATAGGCGGGTTAGCCTTCTAACAGAGCACAACAAAGAACTGTTTCTCCTAAATAGGTCACATTAAACCTCATTAATTTTTTAGCAATTGCTTAAAAACTTAATCTGGCTTTAGAAGTACTTATTCAAATTTTGCTCCTTGAACAGCAAACCATTTCTCTGATCCTGGAAGAagcttatttttaatgttttattttcaaacacGAGCTTTATTCATTTCCAAAGCTCTAGAAATGAACGTATAAATGACATGAGCTAAACTCATATCTATGCTTTAAATGAGGAAGGAGGTTACTCAATGCAGTTCGGAGGACTTTGAGTGTGCTTGTGTGTGCGCACGCTTGCgtaggtgtgtgtatatgttgtgtgcagtgggggtggggaagaataAAGTCCTTGCTGCTGTGGGGGCCACAGGAACCTGCAGCAAGTGACAAGGGGGTGGATCGGGTGAGGAAAGGCCAGCACAACTGAATAAACTTGGCAGTACAGTTTATCAAGAATCTTGTGTTAATACTTCTGAGTAAAACAAGCAGCTGCCATTGGAAATAAAAGGCATGTGTAAATTGCAGGTGGACTGTAGTTTTCATATTTAAAGACAAGTGAGGATGAGGCTGCCATAGAAACTCCAGCTAGGTATGAGCCGTAAACACCAGGGCTGGTTTTTTACCCCCAATAATCTTTGAGATGGTGCACGGTGTCCAGACTATGAACTTTCACCTACACAAAATACTCTGAAGTTTAACCATCCTGCCCACTTTCTCTGCATGATTATTTCTCTGAGTTGCACAGTTTCAAAAGTaaccagatttttaaagaaacctcATACATTTTGCAATTAAATACTAGTAAGAAGAAAGCAGCTTCTCTATGCTAGACATCCTATAAAAAGAGCTAGTTTAGAGTGTGTTAATGTTAAGTACACAAAATCCATCGCCTCAGCTTGGAAAATGCACATTAGTTGATAGACATGTGATACACTTTCTAACCTAAGGAGAAAATTGAATCAAACTTTCAATAGACAAATTATTGTGGAACTGAATCTATATATAAAGGAGGAGCAGGCCACCTTCCCAGAGTCCTTACTTTGCTTTCAGATGTTGCTTAACTACACAATTTAGGGAGTTCTTGGAAGCCTTGACAGTAATGACGTCACTTCATATTAAAATATGGGAGGCTCCTGAATTCTCCAGCTGTTTTTCCCCTAAGCATCTGAACTTAAGAATTACAAAATTGAGTCAGAAAATTCATTTTAGAGTTGGAATTTCTGACTTCTTGCCAAGACCTATAAACCTTTTAAGAAGAGATCTAgcaaccaaaatttaaaaaaagacttactataatttttacagtgatttttttgtgtgtggggggatTGGGAGGGGGGGTGGTTTAAGTATAAGAACCACTGAGTTCGGCTTCCCTTCCAGTAGTCCTTTTAGGTGAAAATGTTCATGGTAACTGTCCAAAGATATATTGGCCTGTACTGTTTTCCTTCCAGAAAAAATAACCAGCGTGTCTTTTTACTGTATCTGGGAGGGGAAAAGAAGTTGCCCCATGCATTTTAAAGAGTGGATCAGCTGAGCAAAGACTTGTTCAGTCATTTGAACAGATCATCTCGAGCCAGACTTTCAAGGAGCAGTTGATGTCTGTTTTCATAACATAATCAACCATATGTTGATCCTCACCCAGAGTTAAAGTCATAGGCAGGAAACTAGAAACCACATGGACTTCACTGAAGAGCTGTGGGCGCTCCTGCTTCAAACCATTGGTCACACTCTCCCTGCCTGGAAGGCCCTCTTCTCTGGGCTGCAGACCTTGTGAGGCCTACCTCGAGTTGTTAATCCAAGCTTCTATCCCCACTCCAGTCCCTTTCTGGCATCTAGCCTGTCAGAGCGGCAAGGCTCCTTAGAGGTCATCTCTTCCGACCCCTTGTTTGCTGGCGAAGATGCAGTTAGATGACTCGTCTCTTCTTCCCATTGATCTCTCACAGCGTTTGCTATCATCCCCATCTTTTGTGCACAGTGTGTGCTCTTTGGTGTGACTTCTGCCACATTGTGCCCTGAAACGCCCAAGTAGATGGCAAGCGGTCTGCAGGCAGTTTGTTATGGACATCTATTTATTTTCCGCGGCCAGGACCAGAACTCACTCCTTGtccctcagtaaatgtttgataATAGAGGCGAGGCTTCTGCTTAAATATTTAGAAGACAGCCTATTCAGAGACTGCGCACGTGGGTCTGGCTGCTGAAGTTTCAAGAGGTAAGCATTATGTCGGACTAATTCAAGCTGCGTATGATTGACAGGATCTCAGTGAGACGGGCTCACACTCGTTACTGTGTACAtgtccttttgttttccttcacgGCTTGTCcgtcctccctgccccacctctgtGCTCATCCTCAGTGTTTTAACCCTGCTCATTGGTGTGAGGCTAGCGACTGTGCGAAGGCTGGTGTTGACAGACCAGTTTGAATCAGCTCAGTATGCATATGTGGTGACCACGTGTGTCTTCCAGTGGCTGAGCCTCTAGAAGAGGATTCCTGCTGCAGTTCCTTCCTTGCTGCTTCTTAACCTCGGACCTATTCCTAAACGCGTTAGAAGTCTTTGCCATCCTTGGCGTTATTCCGCACAGCCCTCCAGTCTGCTGTGACACGTCATCTGCCAGTGTTATCACCAGCAGCTCTCCTGGGCACCTTCTCTTGGTCACCAGTCAAGAAGTGATAGATGTGGGGCAGGTTCTAATCAGCATAATCAAGAACATGAGAATGTATGCAATACCGTGCACTTGAACTTTGGCAtaaatcaggaaaaagaaaaaaaaagaaaaaaccatccACTTAGGCTCTCTCAGTATCTGGGTGAGATGCAAAAGCTTGAAACTAGCCCTCTGGTAGCCTTTGAAATATGGAAAGTTGGTCTTCATATAGGCACTGCCAACCCATGTTTCCCCCAAAACATTGCTGTTGCTtcacttgttattttttaagaGGAATCTTAAAACTTAGCTTGCCATTTCTAAAAGACAAAGTTTATCTATAGATCCTTTTTGACCAAAGCTGCATTTGGCCTTTATGTGTGAGCCGCACATTGATCCCTGATTAGCCAAAAGGGGGAAGCAAAAGCATTTAACTCCAAGCCTTTTGTGTTCTGAAGAAATTTTGTGTGGTAAAGGACTAAATCTGTCAAATAGCTAGTCGGTAATTTACTTCTATTGATATGATAGTCAGACAAGATAATTGGTAGTTAATTAATAGACCACTTAACTTAAAAGGTTTCAcagttttaaaatactaattactGAATTAGGCATTTATCTATATCCAAATGTCTAAAGTCTATTTAGTTAAAATCCATCCAGGAAAAGTAAAAGCCCACCAGCTAGATCTGAGTAATGTAGCACTTAAAGACATTAGTGCTGTGGCTGTACCTAATAGCTCATGAATGGTCCCTaatcattaatattttaagttcttatgtgatttacttgtttttaatctCAAATACTGTATTCCTCTGTTCTCCAGTTAGAGAAACCTAATTTTGTTCAAGGCTTCTTagatttagaattaaaaaaaaaatttctagcgTATTCTTATAAAACTTTTTGGCTGATATTGCCTCTAAACTGTAATATTAAGAATTCTTAGACTAAATATTTTATAGAGTATTATTTTCCTGTCTTAGGATTAGCTACTAAAAACTTGGAATTCTTGGCATATTTTTAATTCTGTACTAGAGCTGGCttttgttattaaataaattCATAGGCTTACAAATCAAATGTTGAGCTTTAGAAACAAACTTTTTATGTCTTGAACTGACCTGTAAATTGACCTAAGATAAGCATACTTTATCTTATTAATTCTCATGGTCACAGTTAAAAACTGAGTTAAAACATCTCTTTTGTATGGATACCTGGAACTCAGTACACACCTAACAGGGTCATTTCATAGCCTTTTTTTCCTAACACAAAATAAGATCACATGCTCACTGAGCTTTGAGTTTCTATATTTGATACATTATATGCTGGACCCAAATCTGGTGCTATTAGAAGTCAGCATCTATGGCATGATAAACTGTCACTTTACATAAGTGGTGTGAGTGGGGAACCATTCTGTAAGTCTTCCCAACACCTTTGCTGTATGTTCTCATCTGGGTCTGGTTATCTCAATTGTTTAGAAAACATTGCCAAGGAACCAATGTCACATGAAAAAATAGCCGGGCTCCGCTAATGGCCAAATCCAACGTGCGGCCTGACGTTTCTGCAGAACGTAGGCCTGTTGACCATCTTTCTGAAACTCTAGCGCTCCAGCTCCCGCTATAAGCCCACTTTCTGTTGCTTCTATTCGTGTCTTCCCATTCCTCTTAGCCTCCCTACCTCCGAAAGGTGATGGCTTCTTTAGCACGGCGTGCTCAAACCTCTTCTCACTGTGCTCTTCTAGCTGGGTAATATGTTTATTTCAGAGGCTTTAACTGTGATTTCTAAGACAGTTCCCAAATTCACACAGCTGTCTTGGCTATTCCAAGCAGTCCCTAAAGTCAGCAAGTCTCAAAACTGGACTAACTCTTCTTTGCCTCTTTTGAGTTTCCTGGTATGGCCAGTACCAGGCTTGGAAACCTCAGCAGTATCTTTAATTCTCCATCCTGCACATTCGTGGGTCTTCGAATCCAGACTGTTGTGTTGGTGCCATGTGCTTCGACCCCCTCCTTCCTACTTCCTCCTGTGTGCTTCCATCACCTCTTGCCTGGACTCTGCAAAGGATCGCCCAACTTCTTTCCCCATTTCCAGCCTTTGCTCTCCAACCTAGTGTTGTCTAAGCAAACTGGAGTTTGCGATATGCCTGTTCAAAGACTATGTTCACCAGAACCTACCCGCAGCCCTTGCATGACCGTACTGTTCACAGCACAAAGTCCCGGCTCACCAGCATGGCAGCTGAGGCCTTCCAAAGCTGATTGTCACCTGCCTTCTAAGCTAATCACCCATTATATCCCTGGTGAACCCTGAACTCCAGCCGGGCTGGACACCTCACTGTCCGCTGGAGGGGCCCTGCACTCCCGGCTGTTCTGCCGTTTTGGTCCCGTCTTGCCAGGAGACCAAAGTTGAATAGTTCAGACGAAGTTATCGCTGCTCccgagggaaaaaaatgaacacgTTCAAAATCTTTCCACGTTGACTAAATAGTATCTTTCTACATTAAGGGAACAGTCCTTGTAGAATAGTCTTGAATTCCTGCTTCAGGGAATGGCCTCTCTTGTTTGACTGAGTGTGTTTCTCTTGAGGCCTGGAGGCAAAGTTAGTGTTTGTTCTTCTCTCCCTGGTTATTTCTACTTCTAGGGCTGTATCCGTTATCAGCCCGAGTAGAAATTAATCTGTAGGGCCTGTCGGAGTGGAAGCATTCGTTAACCCCCGCTAATGCTAACACTGCTGGAAGAGGTTTTTCAGAATTAGCAAAGAGAGGGCGCGCAGCGGCGTCCTCGGCCGTTTGCTGCAGGCCTGGGTCCCTGCGGCCCCAAGGAGCCACAGACCCCACAGTTAAGTGCGTAACTGCTCACCATCTCCACTTGCTCTCTCCCTTGACATTTGTTTTTGCCCTAACCATTTTTCAGATTTTCAAGATCTTTGGCAAATTCTAGTAAATTGACTTTAGTGACTTGAACGTATCTAAGACGTGGCAATCGGAAAACTTTCAAGCAGTTTAATGACCTCACTTGGGAGGTAGAGTAACTTTCTTTAAGTAGGAACCACCCCCCTTTTCTTTAAACTTAAGGAATATTAGTAGCAGATTTAGCTCAAAGTTCTGTTCTAGTTCTTTCAGAAACTAAAAGCCTGTTTCAGTTGTGCTGAGTAGGCAGGTTGCCTCTGTCCGGTCCAGCTATGTGCCTAGGATAGGGCGACAGGTCTTGTTTGCTGGCCTGTTTTGGAGTGCTCAGCGAATAAGAAGGTTTCTGGCTGTGTTGTAGTTACAGCTACTGGACTTGGGAAAGTCCATTCCAGCCTTGGTTACTTACGTCCTACATACCTGGGATGTTTTTGGCCCCCCAGGTTGTACTATGCTGAAATTCCACTAGGGGGTGTGCTAGCAGGGTAGATTTGTATCTTATTTCCCTCTACACATACAATCGGTAATTTACCCAAGATAAAGGGCCTTTTGTAGCTAATCTTTGGAATATGGCAAACTCTGATAGTCCTTAAGA
This window of the Camelus bactrianus isolate YW-2024 breed Bactrian camel chromosome 29, ASM4877302v1, whole genome shotgun sequence genome carries:
- the RPL7 gene encoding large ribosomal subunit protein uL30; its protein translation is MEGAEKVVPAKEKKKKVPAVPETLKKKRKNFAELKIKRLRKKFAQKMLRKARRKLIYEKAKHYHKEYRQMYRTEIRMARMARKAGNFYVPAEPKLAFVIRIRGINGVSPKVRKVLQLLRLRQIFNGTFVKLNKASINMLRIVEPYIAWGYPNLKSVNELIYKRGYGKIKKKRIALTDNALIARSLGKYGIICMEDLIHEIYTVGKRFKEANNFLWPFKLSSPRGGMKKKTTHYVEGGDAGNREDQINRLIRRMN
- the RDH10 gene encoding retinol dehydrogenase 10, with the translated sequence MNIVVEFFVVTFKVLWAFVLAAARWLVRPKEKSVAGQVCLITGAGSGLGRLFALEFARRRALLVLWDINTQSNEETAGMVRHIYRDLEAADAAALRAGNGEEEILPHCNLQVFTYTCDVGKRENVYLTAEKVRKEVGEVSVLVNNAGVVSGHHLLECPDELIERTMMVNCHAHFWTTKAFLPTMLEINHGHIVTVASSLGLFSTAGVEDYCASKFGVVGFHESLSHELKAAEKDGIKTTLVCPYLVDTGMFRGCRIRKEIEPFLPPLKPDYCVKQAMKAILTDQPMICTPRLMYIVTFMKSILPFEAVVCMYRFLGADKCMYPFIAQRKQATNNNEAKNGI